Part of the Tribolium castaneum strain GA2 chromosome 4, icTriCast1.1, whole genome shotgun sequence genome is shown below.
TCCGAGGCGTTTTCACATCTCCCAACAAGCCCTAAGTTACTTACGACCCAAGCAAAGAAGTAAAACTCCACCTAACACAATCACTCGCACCACACAAACTTCGCCAAGAGTCCTCTAAACATCAGCTAAATGTATCGGCGCACGAAATGTCACTGCAAAGTTTCGTTTTTCAACAGGTACCTCTTCAGTGCACCAGTCATGGAACGCGGATGCCGCGAACTGGGGACGGCGGCATCTCGACGCTTCCGACGCCTCGTGCACACCGCGACTGCGTGTTTTTGCCTCTCTCCGCCGCTCTTCGACGGTGTGCACTTGGTTAATCTGCCCTCTTCCATAAATATGTAGTGacatttgcatgaaaattgaGATCTGAGAACGCAGCTCCTTTAATATATGTATTAAGGACCTGACTAATTAAGAAGTTACATCGGAAAAAAGTCGCAAAACTCaattaaaaaccaaacaaaaaatatttacatggAAAGTAAATCAAGAATCAGAAACCCGGCAAAAGCGGAaagttttcaacaaaattgattaaaagtttttatttgcaataattatttcaataaGAACGAAAAAACGCCTAACTGTACCGGTGCGGTATGGCTTAATATATAAGCTCTGCTTACAAGTGTGTCAAATGAACTGCACCGTAAATAAGTGCAACTTATTGTCTAAAGCGTGGTTTAAACTAAACCGCACCTTGGGTTTAAAGACATTAACAACATAAATTATCAGTTCAATGTTttaagaaattgaaaatatcatTTGTTTAACACCAGTagattcttttcaaaatttcctgcaaTGAGAAATACGTGAGATAATCGCTGCAAAAGAAAGAAATCGTGACGTCACAACTACCTCTCATCATATAGAATCCTCTTATCACTGAACCCTCTCAATTACTAAAAACCAGACAGATATTTGGACATTTTTCACACATCTtatataaaatcaaaaattgtctACTTTCTAGACTTCTTTCTGTTCTAAAATTTAGAGAACGTCTGAGCAATTTTGTCAACTTTAGATTAATTTTGTCACTAATTTAGTATCCAATATTATGAGTAAGTTGATGTTTGAAAATGTTATTTGCCGCCTgctatttttaacaattgcgATGTATGTGTTGGAAGATTAAAACGAAACAGACAAACCCTTTTACCTAATCTCGCATTGGCTGATCAAAATCGATACGAAAACGGTAAATTGTGTTACAAAAAAGCCtgcaaaatgcaaataaatctaaattgtgaaagcaaataaacaacaaatcgAACGCCTTTCTAAACGATGATCAAATAGACGAAACGAATCCCGACTGTCATTACACCCAAATCCTATTATATCGACAAGTTCCTAAAGAAGGTTGCAtcaatctgaaaaaaaaaatgaaaagaacGAATCTTCTACTTAATTCAGAAgccgtttaataaaaaagtgttatttgGACTTGTTTGTTATCGTTGacaattaaagttaataatatCACATCCTGCTGCCTATAAGCCTTTACATTCGGAGCTCGAGTATTCGACACCGAAATACGTGACTCATTAAACAAGAAAGTGCTTTACAGAGGCTTCTTGTCCTACCCCCAActgtgtaatttttattgcacaaGCTGGGAATGAAAATGTTACTCCAGATAGGTGGGAAGTCTcacttttcattaaaataatgacGCAATAAAAGATAATGCAAGATAAACCTGCAAAAGGGTTGGTCAACACCCAGTAATAAAATCGGCCTAACGAGCTTTAAAGTACAAAGCGgagtttgatttttaaagaGTGTGGCACCAGAGCTTTGTTTGATCCTTTATATTCATGAGggccaaaattttttattgtcacaCAGAAAGCAAACACATTTGGTTCagttaaaagtaatttaatcTAGTTCCGTGCACGTTTTCACAATATTTTTCAAGCTACACCAGCTCATTTTTGCAGTTTTACTGCCTGTTcaattttttctgtaaaattcATAGTCCGtttgagaaaaatttgctaatcAGAATATGCAAATTCGGGAGCTCATTTGCTCCATTCAGAAGAAACTGGAACATTTGATTACGAGCTTCCAAACTGCtgaaaattagtaattttatttttgcaagaagAGATAACTTGCCGCATGGCTAAAGCAACAAGATCGCAAATAATATCCGgccttttttaatgtttgtcaATAAAACGAACAGAGTACATTCAAAACACGATAAATAATGCAAATGCATCaagttttttctcaaaatttgtccTGAAAGCAAATCACTTTTGCGGATACATCATTAGagttgttttgtgtttttcaaaTCTGCTTTTGCATCCGTTCAAAGGACGGCCTTGTTTAACAACGTAGGTATTGCGGAGTTCATCCccaagtattgaaagttcgcCAGTTTGCTGCCAGTGTTCGCACAAAGACGTCTGTTTGAGATGTAAACTAAACGGATTTGTCCCGGCGTTTTACAATACTAAGACTACACAGACAATTAGTGTAATGCCGGGAAAGAAGTCCGGACTCGTTTCAGATTAtatcaaagtaaaaactttccttgtaaaaaattaattcgcaAGGGTCAAACTAATTAATACTTTTTATGTCCTCGATAATTATTCCGCGCCTAAGTTGCACATACTTTGATGGCTCTCCACCCAATCTAGTTTACTTATTACGCTTTTTCTTCGCGgaaaaataactaattaaagTTTGGCAAAGTAGAGCTCTTTTTGTACCTTCTGGTAGCCGCATTCATCACGACttaattttgcaaagtttTAAGTAGGTGAAATATATTGAAGAGGGGATTTTTTCCGGGTACCGGAATTTGGTGTCACAGCACCCTTTCATCTAGTTAATTAAGCGGACCCGTCAAACGAGACGCTTTCATTAAAATCTTAcatcaaaaatcaaattttgcaatttccaATGATACTAGTTAGCTAATTGAAACAGAAGCCGCTGCTCCAAACTCAAACTGTCAAGATAGATGCACTAAATTGCATCCCAACCGTGGCAACGTCTGCTGGTTTATTAATCCAGAGAACTATGAAACTAATAAGGGAATTGCAGTAAAGCATGTCACAACGCATCTGCTTGACAAACAGCCGGAAGGTGTCTTGGCATAACTTAGAtgagcaaaaatttattggcaAATCGTTAATTTACGCAACGTTGGATtcaaacacacaaaaaatccCTTGAATTAATGCGAGCTCCATTCCACACAAATCCCAGTTTTTGAATATTAATACGCTccgatttgaataaaataaaaatgactcGCTCTGATTAACATCTTAGTCATTTCGTTAAGAACGCAGCGAAACTTCTTTCATTAATTCAGAGCGAAAGCTGTGCTAATGGTGACAACATTACACAAAAGCCTGTGGTCTAGCGTACCACCTATTAGTATGTATCTTAATTAAATTCTGGATTACTctcttgcaaaataaatacttaGTTTATAAAGGAATGTTTTCGGCGAGTGGATTCCTCTATTATTTGGCGGTTGTTGTTTCTGGAGATATGTGTTATGCGCACATTAGCCGTAAAAGCCTGTATGATGTTCGTGCGGGTTAggtgcaaattttaattaaagccgGGCTTAGCAGTCCGCATAATCTTTAACTTTGTTCAGGTGATTTATCTGACAAAGACGGTATTTTGTTACTCGAAGTGAGCTACAATACATGCATATTACATTTATCCCGTATGTTCTGGGGTTTGCTCGAGATTACGTGGAGTGAAATTTAATCAATATGCTTGGTCCTGGAACACATGGAGTGcctattttataaacaatgtggATCATAACAGATACAATGATAAGGCATGAATTCAGCTCTCCTTGCTTGGTTCAGACATTATCTACACCTAACCCAAATTTTATATCTTGGGTTGTAGACATGTCTCAAACCTAAATGCCTGTTTCACAACAGGGTTTTGTCTAAAGGGTCATTCAGGCGCTGATTTGATAAGACTAACTGAAAgtctttgaataaatttgctttcaaTCTTCTTTAATTTGCAATTCTAATTGGACAGTTCATTTTTCTTTGTCTTCCGTGTTTTAAATCCTACGGATGTAGTATTTGCCGGCTGGAAAAGGCTGAGATTTCCTGtttcacaaaaattgtttCCTGCATACGAGTTCAAATATCAATAGCGTTATATCCGGAGGCTCgaactttttcaaaaaggaaTCAAGGAAAAACAAATCCATTTACGAGCAATTATTCAAGGTtacacttaattaaaaaaatctgaaaatatggaattagaaaaattacattttttcccttactgaaaaaaaatgaaatgtcCATCCATGGTATCCATGGtaataagaaaattattgACGATCACTAGATTTAACAGTACgtacacaaatatttttttaaatatttaaattaaattataaattttatttagcgTAATTTGTTCCAAAAAAAGACAGCAGTTAGAAGTGCGTTGAATAAGAAAAAGGAaagacaattaattaaaaatagaacaaaataatttgacaCTCATAAAGATATTAACTCCCATCTAGTTCtgatgaaaaaaagtaaaatttctaCAATTCGATTTATTTCATATATTTGTAGTTTTGGACTTAGTATACTTTtattctttcaaatttaaattaaacattcatattaattttattaaatgaatcCACAATTTCAAATTGGTTTCCCACTTTATTATGATGGCTGACCTtaaatagaccaatcaaataCAGAAATATAgttcattaattaaataaattaaatttatcatGAATtccatatttgtttttataataacaTGTTTTCACTAAATCGGactaaaaaagcaaataaaaataaattgagtttATCATTACatcattacattattttgcattttcaaGCTGTCAGtacaaaacgtaattttttagcAATTAATATTCAAATGAATTAAACAATAcagaaatacaaattttattgcattttccGGCGTTTATTAAATACGTTTTTTGAgaagaattattaaattaggtaaaatgaaatttttgtggaaatattgatttgtaaaaaaattatttaatcatAGAATGGATTAACAACTATATAATAGTGACATTTtgtttggaaataatttataataaaaaactaaatagtttttgactatgataaaatttccatatAAAATGTATGAGTTTAATTTTCGGGTAACAAAGTTACCTATGGGAAAATAAATccttttgtgcaaaatttcgcaatatgtaatataatatttacagTACATTTAAAGGATGTATTCGGTATTAACTTCGTATCTATTATGTAAAGCTTAAACGAATATTTTTTACCTATATGGGCATAATCATTAGGTGATTTAATATGCATTATTGATTTTCAAAACGATTCGTATCGAGATTAAATCtgagcaatttaaaaaaaaacaactgtaGTTGTGACCTCTTCGAATaacaaaagcaatttttaataaaataaaaattccataaacatttttaatgcgGTTTTTATTATGCATACAACATTTAGCTTTTTTCTTATGACAGCAGGGTCGCTTAGTCACTTCGCAGTATAGAGATTTATAGACGTTACGTTTATGctttaataaaacacaaaaaacggGTAGTTTTAACAGTTTATTTCATATGcaattacaaaatagttacaatGCAGGTAGAGAACGACGAATTATACAAACttataaaaacttaattatgaTAGACTTGTAAGTGGCGGAAATGGATTCTGTTTACTAACAACAACCTTCCTATGTTGATGCGAAATGTATCCTTTAATTTTCCCTTCATAAATAAGATTAGCAACAATACATTCTGTTTCATCCAAATCAACATCAGTCTGTCCTAAATACACTAAAGCAGTCTGCAGTGCTTCAATAGGGATTTGATGCGTATTTAGAATCAAATACacctttttaaacaaatttctaTATGCTATGATTTTCAGTTTATCAACAATCAGATATATTCCACACTTGATGAAAAAGGTTTCGTGCTTTTCCATAATCTCGTCAAACGCTTTGAGATTACCCTGACATACAGCTTGTACTAAATCCCACAACTGGATGACGTCATACTTCTCCAGAACCTCCTTGCTTGGGATATACCCCAACAACATTTTCACAGGAACTAAGTAAATCAATATAAGCGTTTTGTTCTTCTTACTGAGCTTGTGACAATTTTCAAAAGCATAAGTTAAATACTCATCGGCGACTTTATAATCGCTATCAAACATAGCCTTGCGCCCCACAAAATACCGATATGTGATTTGTTGGCTCAGAGAAAAACTCTCTTTAAACGGTGATGACTCAATCGCTCTGATTAAGGGCTTGCACAAATGTAGCTTATTTATCCGAAAATAAACCTTAAACAATTGATTCACCAAAGCCAACATCCCTATCCTCTTTGTATCCTCCTCTGCTGACCTATTATCAGCAGCACACACCCTGAAACAACCCATCAAGCATTCTGCTGCCTTCTCGAGCATTTCGCCGGGCTTCTCATTAATTCCGCTCCTCTGATTCTCGGCTAATTGCGCCAAAAGACGCAAGTCTAAGCACAAGACATACATAATAGGCAAAGACCAATTCTCCTCCTTTTGCGATTGCAAGATCTTAGTGAAAGTTTGCGTCAAATTGCTCTGAATGTTATAAGCCGATAGATAGTCACTCTGGCTTATGGCAAACAGGCATTTTAGGTGCAAAATCACTAATTCGTCGATAGGGGCGGTCAAAAAACGCTCAACTATTCCCTCAGGACTCTCAATGTGGTAATTGGCATAACCTGCATGTTCGTGGCGAAGAGACAGAAAACTGGCCACTTTTGCACCGTCCTGAGACCGCCAATACCTTTCCACAAGTTGTAGGTAATGAGCAacggacataaaagtcattttgctgaaaaactaAGGTTAGGGGCGTCAGTTAACCGAAACCGCTTCATTTATAAATGAAATTGAACTGTTACTCACGTGATTTAGGCACAAGTGTTATATTTGTTGCTTCCGTTACGCAAAGAACATTATGTCTTACGAGTTTgacgaaaaaatgtttgaataagcTTGAAAATAAACAAGTCTTTGCAATGGTGATAAAATGGCCGATAGGGAGCGGTGCGATTCATACAAGtaaaatcaataataatttctgTGACCTAACAAAATTTAAGATATTTGAGCTTAATTCGTGTTATATGTCCCATAGTACTAATAATAgggattaaattaatgcaaATCCTGGAAGTAAAATGCcataaaaacgaaaactgtTCGTAGACCAGTTCGCAAGCCGCATGTTTTCTTCCCACACAGAGATGGCGCTCCGAGGAACAGCTTGATGCAACTTGACCGGGAACTTATCCaacttgattttattaaaaaatttttaggaaattatAAACACAGTcgtgaaaacgttttattattctaGTCAAGGATaaatcataatttaaaaatccatTACACAGGAAAGTAATAACTTCaacaataatgaatttaaaGCGCCTAGTAATGGAATTTAtggaaagaaattatttacttctttgctattttaaactttaataatGCTTCACGTGCCAGACCCATAAATCAGTATAATAAGCAATTTAAACGTTAATTGTAGTTTACTTTTAGCTCcttatgaaacaaaaaaattaagtactgTTTATTAGAAACTAAAGCTACACATTACGAACTTAAAAGTATTTGTTTGTATAGTGctacttaaaaaacaaaaccatattttacaaaaaaaaacttataagtATAAGTAGGTAGACGACgtttaaattacaaacaaGTTATGTTTTAAATGATGACCGTACAAAAGCATATAAAAGGTTTTtatgttcatctataaaatttaaaaacaaattttacagggtgtcccagcaaaagtatatttttactgcaTGACAAGCTAAATAATTACACAGAATtccaaatttgctttaaatacttttagtaTGCCTTATTATGTACcataaaaagttattttttctatatctacattttataattttaaaataaaacaatataaaaaagcaatattCTATATCTTGAATGTCTGTGTGATTAATGATTATGATAGTTTGAGAAATGCAACGTAATTATTAACAACTTAAAAAAgaatcaaaaataaagaactaTTTAACAGAATTGACACGTTTACTGAAATATGAttctgatgtaatttttttagctgAATTTAAATccgaaagttttttttttgatttggaatAGCCTTCACtgtaaaaaagacgtttatgtaaaaaaattcaaaaattaatataaagcAAATTTGTGTTCACATCTTCATTTCCTCATATTTTTCTTCTGAGTAAAGCTAGaaacttgaaaatatttttaggcgAACAGAGGGCTCACATCCATATCTAAattctgtaaatattttatgtaaatatttttccatttaATGTTCAATAGTAGTGCACTTAATCAACTCGTATTGCATTAAGTTGGTTTGGACTAGTTGATTTCGTTCCGTTTataaactatgaaaaatcGAGCCTTCTTTAGATGATTCAGAgcacaataaaaatcaatttgttgAAGTCTGATAAGAATTTGCACTAGACATGCAGTCTGGAGCAGTCCAACACGATagaaatttaaacaaactgGGTCAATCAGTTCGCATCCTTGTAGTCGTAACTTCATTTTATTCAACTGCGagtaaataaattcttttgtaGAACGaaacaattataaaattttgtagctCACTGCCAAGGCAAATAGCACACGCAAAAAGCCAAGATCATGTTTCCCCGTTAATTAACACGAAATTCCGCATGCAAATTCGTTGCATAACATGACTTAACGCGTATTATTACACGTTTTGGGACCATTGATAAAAACTGAACGTCAGTTTAATTTGTGATCAATTGATTAATTCTCTAGCATGCTGTTTAGGCAATGTTTACTACATGCTGACCAAACTAATTGGTAATAAGCGGTGAAAGCTTAGGACCGATCACGTAGTTGGCCCTAAAAAATTTCCTAGTCCCGGATTTACGACGACAAACCCATCGTATATTTTAGTATGTAAATTACAAATCGGATCGATTTTTCGCCGAATTCCTCTAATGAGATTTCACGATAAAATGTCAAGAACAAAAAGCGGAAAAGTTTCATCTGCTGTAAAGATCAGagcgaaaaaataattagatgcGAACTTTACCTTTGCCTGGCGAGGACTTATGTCGAAAGAGGCTTACGTTACACTCGTTACTCACCTGGAACAAGAACTACAATTAGTATTTGATATGATTAAAGTTTCATGTGACATCGACAATAAATTTCGCAACTTACGACCTGGCCTAATCGTAAACCTACCGACAGGAtattaacataaaataaaatttaagacCAGTAAAgttacataataaataaatactggCTCGCGGAACGAAAAAAATAAGGTTATAGGTGATAAGACGACGGTCGCTCTCACATTAGTGTAATGGCCTAAACAGTTGGACTattgaaaagaaaattaagtGAAAGGAGAAGTTTCAAGAAATCACAGAAAGTGAGCTTACGGAAAATGTTTAAGTTAGTAAAACGGATATAAAttgaaattgtaataaattaaataagaaaatcTCTCACAAGAATCCATAAATCTTTCTAAATTTTCACGATTTATCTGGTTATGAGTAGATTTTTTGACTACTTTCAGTTTTgtagtcattttttttaaaacattgagATAAACAAGTAAAATACATAATGATGCCTATTTGTTATGGCGTAGATATACTACCTAAAAGTaggtatttaataataaaataagaaaaactgtTCCATTCTAAAATATCCATTGtccaaaaaataccaaaatacGAAGTATTCAagaattatgttatttttgagttaataacaaattttaaactgttttttatcATATGGCAACACTGAAATCCCTTCACAGTTTTGcttgacaaatatctgagaaAAAAACCAGAACTGGTGACCGAAATAATAATCATTTTGTCACTTTATAGTTCTGCAAGAAAattctgctaaaagtattttgtatttttcaagaaGTAATAGAAGAATCGATTTTACTGTTTGCTACTAAATACTTAAtgtttttctctattaatgtaatttttctttataactgatattatttaattaagaatattaatatcaataagtacaaaacatgaaaataaattaactaatcgaaattttatgatttaaacaacaatgtttaaatgatgttttcggacaaaaaattattataaaatgtttgCTACCACGAATATTGCGTTTACctacttttttttcaactttaaattaattagtttttaaggCTTTTGGAGCTAgcgaaatttttttaggaatttttatcacagAACAACATGTACCTAATAATCGATTGTTCTCAGATGATATAAGAAATAGCAAGTTTTTGCAGCTACTtgatagtaattaattaatttattcattcactcgttaattttaattagtatgTACTCGTATAAGAAAGTctagaaaatttttagaataatTCATAGACATAAGGAAGAATACAAAGTATCTAACAATAGCAAAAGCAAGAATTCAGAGcggttattagtttttgagtataTGTAGTAAAAAATACTTCTAGTAGATCcactatattaaaaataattatagcaataaaaataaaaatatataaatattaattattatttctagtgttattctaaaacaaaacaacgatggttaaataatattttgagcaaaaaatcataagtaaaatttttgctagCACTAACGTTTAcgtacaaataataataatgacattttttccaaatttttggtACAAAACAACGTTTAAAgtataaaaattgacatacacagaaaaaatatagtatttaacagcaaaagcaaaattttctgTGAATATTAGCTTTGGagatatagaaaaaatatagataCTTTGATCAGACTCACTATGTATGTTAGTGCATATTAGGTACATAATTATTATTCGTTTAACAAAAACTGTCCTAATAAAATCATAATATTATTGTTCAAAAACTCGCCAAAGCctttccgttttttttaattcaagtcggattttcatttttatgcaatttataaaaatgtaattttgatGACATCTATAAAAAATCCCAACTCAGGCGATAAAACCATAAGCCCATAAGCCCATTTTTCTTTGAAGAATTGTAAAACAGTCAGGAAACTTGAAGGTG
Proteins encoded:
- the PCID2 gene encoding PCI domain-containing protein 2 gives rise to the protein MTFMSVAHYLQLVERYWRSQDGAKVASFLSLRHEHAGYANYHIESPEGIVERFLTAPIDELVILHLKCLFAISQSDYLSAYNIQSNLTQTFTKILQSQKEENWSLPIMYVLCLDLRLLAQLAENQRSGINEKPGEMLEKAAECLMGCFRVCAADNRSAEEDTKRIGMLALVNQLFKVYFRINKLHLCKPLIRAIESSPFKESFSLSQQITYRYFVGRKAMFDSDYKVADEYLTYAFENCHKLSKKNKTLILIYLVPVKMLLGYIPSKEVLEKYDVIQLWDLVQAVCQGNLKAFDEIMEKHETFFIKCGIYLIVDKLKIIAYRNLFKKVYLILNTHQIPIEALQTALVYLGQTDVDLDETECIVANLIYEGKIKGYISHQHRKVVVSKQNPFPPLTSLS